CCGTGCCGCCAGGATTCGTCGGTATTGCCGCGAATATCGACGCTTTTGACAAACTCCATCTTTCCGGTCCGCGCATCCTCCATGTAAAGGTTGATATTGAGGATGAGGTTGCTCACCTTTTGCACGGTTCCCCACGCCGCCCAATCCGCCCCGGCCCTGGTCGCGAGGTCACGCTCGCAGCCATTGCAGCCGCTTATGGCAGGACCGGATTGAATTTTCGCCTGCATGTCGGCGGGGATGGGAATGACCTTGAATCGGCCCGAGGCATTAAGCCTTTCGTGAAAGAGATCGTCGAGCATTTCGAGCCGCTGCATCTCGGCGGGGGTCGTCTGCTCGAGCGACGAATTGATCAGCGCGAAGCCTAAGAACGCGACGCTCGGAACCTCGCCGGCAAAGCCAGGCATCGCGCCAGCCACGGCGAGGCACATGAGTGCCGTCGCCAATACCGCGGACCGCGGCCGGATCATGATCGCGTCACTGGAGCCGGAAGGTAATCGGAAGTTCGAAGGTCGCCCTGGGCAGATCGATTTCCCTAGGAAACGATGGGAACGGGCCCGCGGCCTTCGTCGCCTGAACCGACGCCTCGACAAGACGGGAAGGTGAACCGGACAGCGCTTCGACATCGAGAAGTTTTCCATCGTGCTCGATGACGATGCGCAGCACGACCGTCCCCTCCTCGCGGCGAATCATGGCTTGGGCGGGATAGGATTTGTGCGCCTCGATAAGTCCATGCAGACGGCTCGCATACTGTCCTAAT
This genomic window from Alphaproteobacteria bacterium contains:
- a CDS encoding DUF3280 domain-containing protein gives rise to the protein MIRPRSAVLATALMCLAVAGAMPGFAGEVPSVAFLGFALINSSLEQTTPAEMQRLEMLDDLFHERLNASGRFKVIPIPADMQAKIQSGPAISGCNGCERDLATRAGADWAAWGTVQKVSNLILNINLYMEDARTGKMEFVKSVDIRGNTDESWRHGFDYMIRHYLLVEP